In Arthrobacter sp. SLBN-83, one DNA window encodes the following:
- a CDS encoding GtrA family protein codes for MREETSALAGPETTTRRFPATRHHRGVLRFPVVRQLIRFSGVGVICTAASLGIYALLRPWLGAQLANAVALVLTSLLNTALNRRVTFKIAGQQRRTRDHLNGLVVIGVALVITGSSLGVLHWFNPDATVGDELVATTLSGFLATAVRFSMLRHWIFRRARHR; via the coding sequence ATGAGGGAGGAAACCTCAGCACTGGCAGGACCGGAGACCACCACCCGCCGCTTTCCCGCCACCAGGCACCACCGCGGGGTCCTGCGTTTTCCCGTCGTCCGGCAACTGATCCGCTTCTCCGGCGTCGGCGTCATCTGCACGGCGGCGTCCCTGGGGATCTATGCTCTGCTGCGGCCCTGGCTTGGCGCCCAGCTGGCCAACGCGGTGGCGCTGGTCCTCACGTCCCTGCTTAACACAGCCCTGAACCGGCGGGTGACCTTCAAGATCGCCGGCCAGCAGCGCCGCACGCGCGACCACCTCAACGGCCTGGTGGTGATCGGCGTGGCCCTGGTGATCACCGGCAGCAGCCTGGGAGTGCTGCATTGGTTCAATCCGGACGCCACGGTAGGGGACGAACTCGTCGCCACCACGCTGTCCGGCTTCCTGGCCACCGCCGTGCGGTTCAGCATGCTGCGGCACTGGATCTTTCGCCGGGCACGGCACCGCTGA
- a CDS encoding DUF1684 domain-containing protein, which translates to MAEEQNGAAEENPADNSALNMSAVDVADWRLRTFALYDAVRRISAESPSEAHSYWRHQRDLMFATHPASALTAADKARFSGLKTADYDPIYRFHVPLTKEGAGREMSVDTGTDGVVHFVRLGTFDLPEMGQLGVWKIHGYGGGIFVPFRDATAGQPGGSYGAGRYLLDTIKGAFQGINGSGPDATFVLDFNFAYNPSCAYNEAWACPLPGPSNRLAVDIPVGELY; encoded by the coding sequence ATGGCGGAAGAGCAGAACGGCGCAGCCGAAGAGAACCCCGCGGACAACTCCGCCCTCAACATGTCCGCCGTGGATGTCGCCGACTGGCGGCTGCGGACCTTCGCTCTCTACGATGCCGTCCGCCGGATCTCTGCCGAGAGCCCGTCCGAGGCGCACTCGTACTGGCGCCACCAGCGCGACCTGATGTTCGCCACCCACCCCGCGTCCGCGCTTACCGCAGCGGATAAGGCACGCTTCTCCGGCCTGAAGACCGCCGACTACGATCCCATCTACCGCTTCCACGTCCCGCTGACCAAAGAGGGCGCCGGCCGGGAAATGAGCGTGGACACCGGAACCGACGGCGTGGTCCACTTTGTCCGGCTGGGCACCTTTGATCTCCCCGAAATGGGCCAGCTGGGGGTGTGGAAGATCCACGGCTACGGCGGCGGGATCTTCGTCCCGTTCCGGGACGCCACGGCAGGCCAGCCGGGTGGAAGCTACGGGGCGGGCCGTTACCTGCTGGACACCATCAAGGGTGCCTTCCAGGGTATCAACGGCAGCGGTCCCGATGCCACGTTCGTCCTGGACTTCAATTTCGCCTACAACCCGTCCTGCGCCTACAACGAGGCGTGGGCATGCCCCCTGCCCGGGCCGTCCAACCGGCTGGCTGTGGACATCCCCGTCGGCGAGCTGTACTGA
- a CDS encoding transglutaminase-like domain-containing protein — MERSVSARLAFRTIANTKVAMAIAVARNSGYSSFEESLSVTAGGADVPLTDVSDHHGGRFHYMEFAEPTEVTVEYTATVTGRGVPEQASLADRIRYVRPSRYAESDRLLPTSYAEFEGVQGADLVHAVRNWVNGELRYISGSSRGTDGAVETLLSRRGVCRDFAHLAIALLRSKDIPARLAAVYAPGLNPMDFHAVAEAYVEGAWHIIDPTGLAPRESMLRITAGRDSSDTAFLSTVGGSLVLNQLRVTAVVNGDLPAEDPARLVQLG, encoded by the coding sequence ATGGAACGCTCTGTTTCCGCACGCCTGGCCTTCAGGACCATCGCCAACACCAAGGTGGCCATGGCCATCGCCGTAGCGAGGAACAGCGGCTACTCGTCCTTCGAGGAATCGTTGTCCGTGACTGCAGGCGGAGCGGACGTTCCGCTTACCGACGTTTCGGACCACCATGGCGGCCGGTTCCACTACATGGAGTTCGCCGAGCCCACGGAGGTCACGGTGGAATACACAGCCACGGTGACCGGGCGGGGCGTGCCGGAACAGGCCAGCCTGGCAGACCGGATCCGGTACGTGCGGCCAAGCCGCTACGCCGAGTCAGACCGGCTGCTGCCCACGTCGTACGCCGAGTTCGAGGGGGTCCAGGGGGCCGACCTGGTGCACGCTGTCCGCAACTGGGTCAACGGCGAACTACGGTATATCAGCGGCTCCTCCCGCGGCACTGACGGCGCGGTGGAAACCCTGCTCAGCAGGCGCGGCGTCTGCCGGGACTTCGCGCATCTTGCCATTGCGCTGCTCCGTTCCAAGGACATCCCCGCCCGCCTTGCCGCTGTCTACGCCCCCGGCCTGAACCCCATGGATTTCCATGCCGTGGCCGAAGCCTACGTGGAAGGCGCCTGGCACATCATCGACCCCACGGGGCTGGCGCCGCGGGAGTCGATGCTGCGCATTACCGCCGGCCGCGACTCGTCGGACACGGCCTTCCTGTCCACGGTGGGCGGCAGCCTGGTGCTGAACCAGTTGCGCGTCACCGCGGTGGTCAACGGGGACCTGCCGGCCGAGGATCCCGCCCGGCTGGTCCAGCTGGGCTAG
- a CDS encoding MarR family winged helix-turn-helix transcriptional regulator, producing MAAGGSESPVRLAAETWESLFRAQVAVMRKLQSGPAFRKLALNEYDVLFTLSRCPSGWLRLNELNDNVLLSQSSLSRLVERLEKRGLVARMPAPEDGRGVLLKLTDEGRELQKEIGREHVRDISALVGPALTAAEQKELMRLTDKLRNSLGPLPRKR from the coding sequence ATGGCCGCGGGGGGATCGGAATCGCCGGTGCGGCTGGCAGCCGAAACGTGGGAATCACTGTTCCGGGCGCAGGTTGCCGTGATGCGGAAGCTGCAGTCCGGGCCGGCATTCCGGAAGCTGGCACTCAATGAGTACGACGTGTTGTTCACGCTCTCCCGCTGCCCGTCAGGCTGGCTGCGGCTCAACGAGCTCAACGACAACGTCCTGTTGAGCCAGTCCAGCCTCAGCAGGCTGGTGGAGCGGCTCGAAAAGCGGGGGCTGGTAGCCAGGATGCCCGCGCCGGAGGACGGCCGCGGCGTTCTGTTGAAGCTGACGGATGAAGGGCGCGAGCTGCAGAAGGAGATTGGCCGCGAGCACGTGCGGGACATCTCGGCGCTGGTGGGTCCCGCGCTGACAGCCGCCGAGCAGAAGGAACTGATGCGGCTTACGGACAAACTGCGGAACTCGCTGGGCCCCCTGCCGCGGAAACGCTAG
- a CDS encoding LLM class flavin-dependent oxidoreductase: MQIGVFSVSDITTDPTTGRTPTEHERIKASVAIAKKVEEIGMDVYALGEHHNRPFFSSSPTTTLAYIAAQTERIILSTATTLITTNDPVKIAEDFAMLQHLADGRVDLVLGRGNTAPVYPWFGKNIQDGVELAIENYSLLRKLWDEDTVNWSGKFRTPLQNFTSTPRPLDGVAPFVWHGSIRTPQIAEVAAYFGDGFFANNIFWPKEHYQQLIGLYRERYEHYGHGKADQAIVGLGGQFFMRKNSQDAVKEFRPYFDNAPVYGHGPSLEDFTSQTPLTVGSPQEVIEKTLTFREYFGDYQRQLFLIDHAGLPLKTVLEQLDLFGEEVLPVLRKEYAALKPAHVPEPPTHAGRVAALLASQDAAEATSEA, encoded by the coding sequence ATGCAAATCGGTGTTTTCAGCGTCAGCGACATCACCACGGACCCCACCACGGGCCGCACCCCCACCGAGCACGAACGCATCAAGGCCTCTGTGGCCATCGCCAAGAAGGTCGAAGAGATCGGCATGGATGTTTACGCCCTGGGCGAGCACCACAACCGGCCCTTCTTCTCCTCCTCCCCCACCACCACCCTGGCCTACATCGCAGCCCAGACCGAACGGATCATCCTCTCCACAGCCACCACGCTGATCACCACGAATGACCCCGTGAAGATCGCCGAGGACTTCGCCATGCTCCAGCACCTTGCGGACGGGCGCGTGGACCTGGTCCTGGGCCGGGGCAACACCGCGCCGGTGTATCCCTGGTTCGGCAAGAACATCCAGGACGGCGTGGAGCTGGCCATCGAGAACTACAGCCTCCTCCGCAAGCTCTGGGATGAAGACACCGTGAACTGGTCCGGCAAGTTCCGCACCCCGCTGCAGAACTTCACCTCCACGCCGCGTCCGCTGGACGGTGTGGCCCCCTTCGTATGGCACGGTTCCATCCGCACCCCGCAGATTGCCGAGGTGGCGGCCTACTTTGGTGACGGCTTCTTCGCCAACAACATCTTCTGGCCCAAGGAGCATTACCAGCAACTGATCGGTCTGTACCGCGAGCGGTACGAGCACTACGGCCATGGCAAGGCGGACCAGGCCATCGTGGGCCTCGGCGGCCAGTTCTTCATGCGGAAGAACTCCCAGGACGCCGTGAAGGAATTCCGGCCGTACTTCGACAACGCCCCCGTCTACGGCCACGGGCCGTCCCTGGAGGACTTCACTTCGCAGACCCCGCTGACCGTGGGCAGCCCGCAGGAAGTCATCGAAAAGACCCTGACCTTCCGTGAGTACTTCGGCGACTACCAGCGTCAGCTCTTCCTGATCGACCACGCCGGCCTGCCGCTGAAGACCGTGCTGGAGCAGCTGGACCTGTTCGGCGAGGAAGTCCTGCCCGTCCTGCGCAAGGAATACGCGGCCCTCAAGCCGGCGCACGTCCCGGAACCGCCCACCCACGCCGGCCGCGTGGCAGCCCTGCTGGCATCGCAGGACGCCGCAGAAGCCACCTCTGAGGCGTAA